The proteins below are encoded in one region of Oncorhynchus masou masou isolate Uvic2021 chromosome 15, UVic_Omas_1.1, whole genome shotgun sequence:
- the LOC135556071 gene encoding V-type proton ATPase 16 kDa proteolipid subunit c, which translates to MSSESPEYSPFFAVMGASAAMVFSALGAAYGTAKSGTGIAAMSVMRPELIMKSIIPVVMAGIIAIYGLVVAVLIANNISEKVTLYKSFLHLGAGLSVGLSGLAAGFAIGIVGDAGVRGTAQQPRLFVGMILILIFAEVLGLYGLIVALILSTK; encoded by the exons ATGTCGTCAGAAAGTCCCGAATACTCCCCTTTCTTCGCAGTGATGGGAGCCTCTGCGGCTATGGTCTTCAGCG cgTTGGGGGCGGCCTATGGCACGGCTAAGAGCGGCACAGGCATCGCTGCCATGTCGGTGATGCGGCCGGAGCTCATCATGAAGTCCATCATTCCTGTGGTCATGGCAGGTATCATCGCCATCTACGGGCTGGTGGTGGCGGTGCTCATCGCCAACAACATTTCAGAGAAAGTCACCCTCTACAA GAGTTTCCTCCACCTTGGTGCTGGGCTGAGCGTGGGGCTGAGTGGGTTGGCGGCTGGTTTTGCCATCGGCATTGTGGGTGACGCAGGTGTTCGAGGCACAGCTCAGCAGCCCAGGCTCTTCGTGGGCATGATCCTCATCCTGATCTTTGCAGAGGTCCTAGGGCTCTACGGTCTTATTGTGGCTCTCATCCTCTCCACGAAATAG